The Mycolicibacterium monacense genome contains the following window.
GGACGGCGGTGGCGGCGGCCACGGCGGGTGAGACCAGATGTGTCCGCCCGCCTTTGCCCTGGCGCCCCTCGAAGTTGCGGTTGGACGTGGATGCGCACCGCTGCCCGGGCGACAGCTGATCGGGGTTCATCCCCAGGCACATCGAGCAGCCCGCCTGCCGCCATTCGGCACCGGCGTCGATGAAGATCCGGTCGAGCCCTTCGGATTCGGCCTGCGCACGCACGCGCATCGAGCCGGGCACCACGAGCATGCGGATCCCATCGGCGACCCTGCGGCCACGCAGGACGTCGGCCACCACGCGCAGATCCTCGATGCGGCCGTTGGTGCACGATCCGACGAACACGGTGTCGACGGCGACGTCACGCATCGCCGTACCGGCCTGAAGACCCATGTAGGTCAACGCCTTTTCGGCCGCCTGTCGCTCACCCTCGTCGACGATCAGCTCGGGGTCGGGCACCGCGCCGGACAGCGGCACCCCCTGCCCGGGGTTGGTGCCCCAGGTGACGAACGGGCTCAGCTCGGCCGCGTCGAGATGGACCTCGGTGTCGAATTCGGCGCCCGGATCGGTGCGCAGCTGCCGCCACGCCTCCACCGCCGCATCCCAGTCGGCGCCGGTGGGTGCGTGCGGGCGGCCGCGCAGGAACTCGAATGTGGTGTCGTCGGGGGCCACCATGCCGGCCCGCGCGCCGGCCTCGATGCTCATGTTGCAGATCGTCATCCGGCCCTCCATCGACAGGGATTCGATGGCGCTGCCGCGGTATTCGATGACGTGGCCCTGTCCGCCGCCGGTGCCGATCTTGGCGATGACCGCCAGGATGATGTCCTTGGCGCTCACGCCCGGCGGGAGTTCCCCGTCGACGTTGACCGCCATCGTGCGAAACGGCCGCAGCGGCAGCGTCTGCGTCGCCAGCACGTGTTCCACCTCGGAGGTGCCGATACCCATCGCCAGGGCGCCGAACGCGCCGTGGGTGGAGGTGTGGCTGTCACCGCACACGACGGTCATTCCCGGCTGGGTGAGCCCGAGCTGCGGACCGATGATGTGCACGATGCCCTGTTCGGCGTCGCCCATCGGGTGCAGCCGGATCCC
Protein-coding sequences here:
- the leuC gene encoding 3-isopropylmalate dehydratase large subunit yields the protein MAQPATPRTMAEKVWADHVVAHGTGEGAAREPDLIYIDLHLVHEVTSPQAFDGLRLANRPVRRPDLTIATEDHNVPTVDIDKPIADPVSRTQVETLRRNCAEFGIRLHPMGDAEQGIVHIIGPQLGLTQPGMTVVCGDSHTSTHGAFGALAMGIGTSEVEHVLATQTLPLRPFRTMAVNVDGELPPGVSAKDIILAVIAKIGTGGGQGHVIEYRGSAIESLSMEGRMTICNMSIEAGARAGMVAPDDTTFEFLRGRPHAPTGADWDAAVEAWRQLRTDPGAEFDTEVHLDAAELSPFVTWGTNPGQGVPLSGAVPDPELIVDEGERQAAEKALTYMGLQAGTAMRDVAVDTVFVGSCTNGRIEDLRVVADVLRGRRVADGIRMLVVPGSMRVRAQAESEGLDRIFIDAGAEWRQAGCSMCLGMNPDQLSPGQRCASTSNRNFEGRQGKGGRTHLVSPAVAAATAVRGTLSSPADLSAVPAR